One window of Methylococcus sp. EFPC2 genomic DNA carries:
- a CDS encoding efflux RND transporter permease subunit — MEKFTHFFIDRPIFASVLSIVIVLVGGLALFALPIAQYPEIAPPTVVVSTVYPGANAKVVTETVATPIEQEVNGVEDMLYMSSQSTNDGTMALTISFKPGTNIDKAQVLVQNRVALAEPKLPEEVRRQGINVKKRSPDLSLVVNLVSPDQRYDSVYLSNYSTLQIKDALARLPGIGDILVFGARDYSMRVWLDPEQIAARDMTASDVVRALREQNLQVAAGVVGQQPAKAGIDFQYTVTTLGRLMEAEQFAGIVIKTGADGEVTRLRDVARIELGAKDYSSALYLDGQPTVGLAIFQLPGSNALETKEAVEAAMKTLKASFPEGLDYNIVYDTVVFVKQSIEAVVKTLFEAILLVVLVVVVFLQNWRASVIPLIAVPVSLIGTFAVMAALGVSLNTLSLFGLVLAIGIVVDDAIVVVENVERHMALGENAREATRRAMSEVTGPVVATALVLVAVFVPTAFIVGVSGAFYKQFALTIAVSTVISAFNSLTLSPALCALLLERAHHDPDRLTRIIDRLFGWFFKGFNRFFDSFSSGYSRLVGRLVRMAAVVLVLYVGLNGLNFLAFEKVPTGFIPQQDQGYLILYTQLPDAASVERTNAVVQQATRIILDTPGITHVNAYAGWSLLTGASQSNVATMFARLDAFENRGGRPELHADAIVAKLQQRLSQVQDAYVAVFAPPPVRGMSSVGGFKLQVQDRSNAGIEALQQATNELIAAGNQQPGMVGLFTTFRSGVPQLYLDVDRTRAKAMDVPLSGIFETLQIYLGSLYVNDFNRFGRTYQVTAQADSAFRMGAADIAKLKTRNAEGGMVPLGSLMDVQEITGPDKLMRYNMYPTAEINGATLPGISSGQAIATMEKLARAELPPGFDFEWTEISLQQILAGNVAMLIFPLSVVFVFLALAAQYESWSLPFAVILIVPMCLLASMTGIWLRGMDNNIFTQVGFILLVGLAAKNAILIVEFAKRRSEEGRSRHEAAIEASRTRLRPILMTSFAFIMGVFPLVNAQGPGAEARQILGTAVFSGMLGVTLFGLILTPVFYVVIQALVERRQARLKHSRHAEVKP, encoded by the coding sequence ATGGAAAAATTCACGCATTTTTTCATCGACCGGCCGATCTTCGCCTCGGTCCTGTCCATCGTCATCGTCCTGGTCGGCGGGCTCGCGCTGTTCGCCCTGCCCATCGCCCAGTATCCCGAGATCGCGCCGCCGACCGTGGTGGTGAGCACCGTCTATCCCGGCGCGAATGCCAAGGTGGTGACGGAAACGGTGGCGACGCCCATCGAGCAGGAGGTGAACGGCGTCGAGGACATGCTTTACATGTCCTCCCAGTCCACCAACGACGGCACCATGGCGCTGACCATCTCGTTCAAGCCCGGCACCAATATCGACAAGGCCCAGGTGCTGGTGCAGAACCGCGTGGCCCTGGCCGAGCCGAAGCTGCCCGAGGAGGTGCGCCGGCAGGGCATCAACGTCAAGAAGCGCAGCCCCGACCTGAGCCTGGTGGTCAATCTGGTTTCGCCCGACCAGCGTTACGACAGCGTATACCTGAGCAACTACTCCACGCTGCAGATCAAGGATGCCCTGGCGCGTCTGCCCGGTATCGGCGATATCCTGGTCTTCGGCGCGCGCGATTACAGCATGCGGGTCTGGCTGGATCCGGAGCAGATCGCCGCACGCGATATGACCGCCTCCGACGTGGTGCGCGCATTGCGCGAGCAGAACCTGCAGGTGGCGGCCGGCGTGGTCGGCCAGCAGCCCGCCAAGGCCGGCATCGATTTCCAGTACACCGTCACTACCCTGGGGCGGCTGATGGAGGCGGAGCAATTCGCCGGCATCGTCATCAAGACCGGCGCCGACGGCGAGGTCACGCGTCTCAGGGACGTCGCGCGCATCGAACTGGGCGCCAAGGATTACTCGTCCGCGCTTTATCTGGACGGGCAGCCCACCGTGGGGCTCGCGATCTTCCAGTTGCCGGGCTCCAACGCACTGGAGACCAAGGAGGCCGTCGAGGCGGCGATGAAGACGCTGAAGGCGAGCTTCCCCGAGGGGCTGGACTACAACATCGTCTACGACACCGTGGTGTTCGTGAAGCAGTCGATCGAGGCGGTGGTCAAGACCTTGTTCGAAGCCATCCTGCTGGTCGTGCTGGTGGTCGTGGTGTTCCTGCAGAACTGGCGCGCCAGCGTGATTCCCCTGATCGCGGTGCCCGTCTCGCTGATCGGCACCTTCGCCGTGATGGCGGCTTTGGGGGTCTCGCTGAACACGCTTTCGCTGTTCGGCCTGGTGCTGGCCATCGGCATCGTGGTGGACGACGCCATCGTGGTGGTGGAGAACGTCGAGCGCCACATGGCCCTGGGCGAAAACGCCCGCGAGGCGACCCGACGGGCGATGAGCGAGGTGACGGGGCCGGTCGTCGCCACCGCCCTGGTGCTGGTCGCGGTCTTCGTGCCCACCGCCTTCATCGTCGGCGTGTCCGGCGCTTTCTACAAGCAGTTCGCGCTGACCATCGCGGTGTCGACGGTGATCTCGGCCTTCAACTCGCTGACCCTGAGCCCGGCGCTGTGCGCCCTGCTGCTGGAGCGTGCCCACCATGACCCGGACCGCCTCACGCGTATCATCGACCGCTTGTTCGGCTGGTTCTTCAAGGGCTTCAACCGATTCTTCGATTCCTTCAGCTCGGGATATTCGCGTCTCGTCGGACGCCTGGTGCGCATGGCGGCCGTGGTGCTGGTGCTCTACGTGGGGCTCAATGGACTGAATTTCCTGGCTTTTGAAAAAGTGCCCACGGGCTTCATCCCCCAGCAGGATCAGGGTTATCTGATCCTCTACACCCAGCTGCCGGACGCCGCCTCGGTGGAACGCACCAACGCGGTGGTGCAGCAGGCGACCCGCATCATCCTGGACACCCCGGGCATCACCCACGTCAACGCCTATGCCGGCTGGTCGCTCTTGACCGGCGCCAGCCAGTCCAATGTCGCCACCATGTTCGCGCGGCTCGACGCGTTCGAGAACCGCGGCGGCCGGCCCGAGCTGCATGCGGACGCCATCGTCGCGAAACTGCAGCAACGCCTGTCGCAGGTGCAGGACGCCTACGTCGCCGTGTTCGCCCCGCCTCCGGTGCGCGGCATGAGTTCGGTCGGCGGCTTCAAGCTGCAGGTGCAGGACCGTTCCAACGCCGGCATCGAGGCCTTGCAGCAGGCGACCAACGAGCTGATTGCCGCGGGCAATCAACAGCCGGGCATGGTGGGCTTGTTCACCACCTTCCGTTCCGGCGTGCCGCAGCTCTATCTGGACGTGGACCGGACCCGCGCCAAGGCCATGGACGTGCCCTTGAGCGGGATATTCGAAACCCTGCAGATCTATCTCGGCTCGCTCTACGTCAACGACTTCAACCGCTTCGGCCGCACCTACCAGGTCACGGCGCAGGCGGATTCCGCTTTCCGCATGGGCGCCGCCGACATCGCCAAGCTGAAGACGCGCAACGCGGAAGGCGGCATGGTGCCGCTGGGATCGCTGATGGACGTCCAGGAAATCACGGGGCCCGACAAGCTGATGCGCTACAACATGTACCCGACGGCCGAGATCAACGGCGCCACGCTGCCCGGCATCAGTTCCGGCCAGGCCATCGCGACCATGGAAAAGTTGGCGCGTGCCGAATTGCCGCCGGGCTTCGATTTCGAATGGACCGAGATCAGCCTGCAGCAGATCCTCGCCGGCAACGTGGCCATGCTGATCTTCCCCTTGAGCGTGGTCTTCGTGTTCCTGGCCCTGGCGGCGCAATACGAGAGCTGGTCGCTGCCGTTCGCAGTGATCCTCATCGTGCCCATGTGCCTGCTCGCCTCCATGACGGGGATATGGCTGCGCGGTATGGACAACAACATCTTCACCCAGGTCGGATTCATCCTGCTGGTGGGCTTGGCGGCGAAGAACGCCATTCTCATCGTCGAGTTCGCCAAGCGGCGCAGCGAGGAAGGCCGCAGCCGCCACGAGGCGGCCATCGAGGCCTCGCGCACCCGCTTGCGGCCCATCCTGATGACCTCGTTCGCCTTCATCATGGGCGTGTTTCCTCTGGTGAACGCCCAGGGTCCGGGGGCGGAAGCGCGGCAGATCCTTGGCACCGCGGTGTTCAGCGGCATGCTGGGCGTGACCCTGTTCGGCCTGATTCTCACCCCGGTGTTCTACGTGGTGATCCAGGCCCTGGTCGAGCGCCGCCAGGCCCGCCTCAAACACTCTCGGCATGCGGAGGTCAAGCCATGA
- a CDS encoding efflux transporter outer membrane subunit yields the protein MSPITTPSYIHLRPIVAALATALLSACAVGPDYRPPAAETGTSAFTQAAQPEFSARSVEVAWWKLFKDPELVELVDQTLKNNRDLRAAMANLREARALYLDAGLDLLPTVTAHANYTEQKRSMAALNNRAFVPRELKLYNTGFDAFWEVDFFGRVRRNVESRGAEVDAEEASLRDLTVSLIAEVARNYFTLRGMQNQLAVAHKNAENQAETLKLTEARLEAGRGTELDTARAQAQLDTTRATIPPLEAAVLEAIHRLGVLTGQAPGALTSRLAPPAAMPGGPETIEIGNPADLLRRRPDIRVAERRLASATAQIGVATADLFPRVSFVGSLSLESTTLSALGGAGSDSYSVGPRISWAALDLGRVYAGIKAADARAEANLALYEQTVLNALEETENALVNYNRQRARRDLLARAAQASQRAHELAHLRFQDGVSDFLTVLDTELRLLQDQERLALSETATATALVAVYKALGGGWENTPIPSGL from the coding sequence ATGAGCCCCATCACCACTCCGTCTTACATCCACCTGAGGCCGATCGTCGCGGCGCTGGCCACGGCCCTTTTGTCGGCCTGCGCGGTCGGGCCTGACTATCGCCCGCCGGCGGCGGAAACCGGGACTTCCGCATTCACCCAGGCGGCCCAGCCCGAGTTTTCGGCGCGGAGCGTGGAAGTAGCCTGGTGGAAGCTGTTCAAGGATCCCGAACTGGTCGAACTGGTCGACCAGACGTTGAAGAACAATCGCGACCTCCGGGCCGCCATGGCCAATCTGCGCGAGGCGCGGGCCCTTTATCTGGATGCCGGGCTGGACCTGCTGCCGACCGTCACGGCGCACGCCAACTACACGGAACAGAAGCGCAGCATGGCCGCGCTGAACAACCGGGCTTTCGTGCCGCGCGAGCTGAAGCTATACAACACCGGCTTCGACGCGTTCTGGGAAGTCGACTTTTTCGGCCGGGTACGGCGCAACGTGGAGTCGCGCGGAGCCGAGGTCGACGCCGAGGAGGCCAGCCTGCGGGACCTGACGGTCAGCCTGATCGCGGAGGTCGCGCGCAATTACTTCACGCTGAGAGGCATGCAGAACCAGTTGGCGGTGGCGCATAAGAATGCCGAGAATCAGGCCGAGACGCTAAAGCTGACCGAGGCGCGCCTGGAAGCGGGGCGGGGTACCGAACTCGACACCGCGCGGGCGCAGGCCCAGCTCGACACCACCCGGGCCACCATCCCGCCGCTGGAAGCCGCCGTGCTGGAGGCCATCCACCGGCTGGGCGTGCTCACCGGCCAGGCGCCCGGCGCGCTGACCAGCCGGCTTGCCCCGCCTGCCGCTATGCCCGGCGGGCCGGAAACCATAGAAATCGGCAATCCAGCCGACCTGTTGCGCCGCCGTCCGGACATCCGGGTCGCCGAGCGTCGCCTGGCGTCCGCCACCGCGCAGATCGGCGTGGCCACCGCCGACCTTTTCCCGCGCGTCAGCTTCGTCGGCAGTCTCTCGCTGGAAAGCACCACCTTGTCGGCCTTGGGCGGCGCGGGCTCCGACAGTTATTCGGTGGGACCGCGCATCAGCTGGGCTGCGCTGGATCTGGGACGGGTCTATGCCGGCATCAAGGCGGCGGACGCCCGCGCCGAAGCGAATCTCGCGCTCTATGAGCAAACGGTGCTCAATGCGCTGGAGGAAACCGAGAACGCCCTGGTCAATTACAACCGGCAGCGCGCGCGGCGCGACCTCCTCGCGCGGGCGGCCCAGGCCAGCCAGCGGGCCCATGAACTGGCGCATCTGCGTTTTCAGGACGGCGTGAGCGATTTCCTCACGGTGTTGGACACCGAGCTGCGCCTGCTGCAGGACCAGGAAAGGCTGGCGCTGAGCGAAACTGCCACGGCTACCGCGCTAGTGGCGGTGTACAAAGCCTTGGGCGGCGGCTGGGAAAACACCCCGATACCTTCCGGCTTATAG